From one Bombina bombina isolate aBomBom1 unplaced genomic scaffold, aBomBom1.pri scaffold_2563, whole genome shotgun sequence genomic stretch:
- the LOC128644337 gene encoding calcium release-activated calcium channel protein 1-like — MVEVQLDGEYAYPTGLLIAFSACTTVLVAVHLFALMISTCILPHIEAVSNVHNLNSVKESPHERMHRHIELAWAFSTVIGTLLFLAEVVLLCWVKFLPVNSPKSSVNDSSISPGKAAAIASTSIMVPFGVIFIIFTVHFYRSLVSHKTDRQLKDLTELSELAQLQNQLDHRGDSGQYHPGHYA; from the coding sequence ATGGTGGAAGTTCAGCTAGATGGAGAATATGCCTATCCAACCGGTCTGTTGATTGCCTTTAGTGCATGCACAACGGTGTTGGTCGCTGTTCATCTCTTCGCGCTCATGATAAGCACGTGTATTCTTCCCCATATCGAAGCTGTTAGCAATGTCCATAATCTCAACTCTGTCAAAGAATCCCCACATGAGCGGATGCATCGGCATATTGAACTAGCCTGGGCCTTCTCCACAGTCATTGGCACTCTCCTGTTCCTGGCAGAGGTTGTATTGCTGTGTTGGGTAAAATTTCTCCCAGTGAACAGTCCAAAATCCTCTGTAAACGATTCTTCCATCAGCCCAGGAAAGGCAGCTGCGATTGCATCAACGTCCATCATGGTCCCATTTGGagtaatttttatcatttttactgTTCATttctacagatcattagttagccaTAAAACAGACCGGCAGCTGAAGGATTTAACTGAACTTTCAGAGCTTGCTCAACTTCAGAATCAGTTAGACCATAGAGGAGACTCTGGACAATATCATCCTGGTCATTATGCATaa